The Lycium barbarum isolate Lr01 chromosome 10, ASM1917538v2, whole genome shotgun sequence genome includes a region encoding these proteins:
- the LOC132614445 gene encoding premnaspirodiene oxygenase-like — protein sequence MQFFSLAYIFLFLSFLFLPRKWKNSNSQSKKLPPGPWKLPLFGSMFHMVGGLPHHVLRDLTKKYGPLMHLQLGEVSAVVVTSSDMAKEVLKTHDTAFACRPKLLAPEIVCYNRSDIAFCPYGDYWKQMRKICVLEVLSGKNVRSFSSIRRDEVHHLVNFIQSSSDEPVNFTERLFLFTSSMTCRSAFGKVFKEQDKFIQLIKEVIGLAGGFDVADIFPSLKFLHVLTGMQGKIMNAHHKVDAIVEDVINQHKKNLAIGKTNGALGGEDLIDVLLRLVNEGGLQFPITNDNIKAIIFDMFAAGTETSSSILVWAMVQMMMKNPTILAKAQAEVREAFKGKETFDENGVEELKYLKLVIKKTLRLNPPVPLLVPRECREETNINNYTIPMKTKVMVNVWELGRDPKYWDDAESFKLERFEQCFVDFIGNNFEYLPFGSGRRIFPGINFGLANVYLPLA from the exons ATGCAATTCTTCAGCTTGGCTTACATCTTCCTTTTTCTATCTTTTCTATTTTTGCCAAGGAAATGGAAGAACTCCAATAGCCAATCCAAAAAATTGCCTCCAGGTCCATGGAAATTACCTTTATTTGGAAGTATGTTTCATATGGTTGGTGGACTTCCTCATCATGTCCTTAGAGATTTAACCAAAAAGTATGGACCGCTTATGCACCTTCAACTTGGTGAAGTTTCTGCAGTTGTTGTTACTTCTTCTGATATGGCAAAAGAAGTACTAAAAACTCATGACACCGCGTTCGCATGTAGGCCTAAACTTTTGGCCCCGGAGATTGTATGTTACAACAGGTCTGACATTGCGTTTTGTCCTTATGGTGATTACTGGAAACAAATGCGTAAAATTTGCGTCTTGGAAGTACTGAGTGGCAAGAATGTCCGGTCATTTAGCTCGATTAGACGCGATGAAGTGCATCATCTAGTTAATTTTATCCAGTCATCATCTGATGAGCCGGTTAATTTTACTGAAAGGCTGTTTTTGTTCACAAGTTCCATGACATGTAGATCAGCATTTGGGAAAGTGTTCAAGGAACAGGACAAATTTATACAACTAATCAAAGAAGTGATAGGCTTAGCTGGAGGGTTTGATGTAGCTGACATTTTCCCATCATTGAAGTTCCTCCATGTGCTTACTGGAATGCAGGGTAAAATTATGAATGCTCACCATAAGGTAGATGCAATTGTTGAGGATGTCATCAACCAACACAAAAAGAACCTTGCAATTGGGAAAACTAATGGTGCCTTAGGAGGTGAAGATCTAATTGATGTCCTTCTAAGACTTGTGAATGAGGGAGGCCTTCAATTTCCTATCACCAACGACAACATCAAAGCTATTATCTTT GACATGTTTGCTGCCGGAACAGAGACTTCATCATCAATACTTGTGTGGGCTATGGTGCAAATGATGATGAAAAACCCCACTATACTCGCGAAAGCTCAAGCAGAAGTAAGGGAAGCATTCAAAGGAAAAGAAACTTTTGATGAAAATGGTGTCGAGGAGTTGAAATACTTAAAGTTAGTCATTAAAAAAACTCTGAGACTCAATCCACCGGTTCCACTTTTGGTCCCAAGAGAATGTAGGGAAGAGACAAACATAAACAACTACACTATTCCTATGAAGACAAAAGTTATGGTTAACGTTTGGGAATTGGGAAGAGATCCAAAATATTGGGATGACGCAGAAAGCTTTAAGCTAGAGAGATTTGAGCAGTGCTTTGTGGACTTTATTGGTAATAATTTTGAATATCTTCCCTTTGGTAGTGGAAGGAGGATTTTTCCCGGGATAAATTTTGGTCTAGCTAATGTTTATTTGCCGTTGGCTTAA